In Coleofasciculus sp. FACHB-T130, the DNA window CGTAAGCCAGCGCCGCGCCTGTAATGCCGCCGCCGACAACAATCCAGTCGTAAGTTTTCATCATTGCCATTGGTCATTCCTGCGTCTAATGACGATTTTCCTTCCCCGCGCACACACGCTCTGTAAAGCTCTGTAACCCTAACAAGCCTTGGTTTTGCCCGATTTCTGGAAATGCTTTTCGTCGATTTGAAGAACCAAAAAGCAGGCAGTTGAAGGGTGCTAAGTGCAGATGCCGACAACTCGTCTTCAGTTCAAAGGAAGGTTAACACATGGCATTCGGTCTTCGTAAATTTAATTACAAATATGTTTCAACGCTGGCGCTACTCGGTGCAGGCGCATTTCTATTGTTGAACTCCCAAGCATGGGCGACAGCACTCACTAACAACGCTTCCGGTATTCATGTTTCTAAGACTAACGTAGGCAATACTACCCTCCAAATTGCCGCCCAACCCCAAACCGGCGTCAATCGGCGCGTACAGTTTGCACGGGGGAGAAGCTCTACTACGATTAAGGGAGCGGTGCCCCTAGGCAAAAAAGACATCTATACTTTCAGGGCACGGAAAGGTCAAACAATTATTACAGAAATAACCTGGGAAGGCGATCGCGTAGGTGCCGATAACAACGACGAAGGACTGTCTGGCTTCACCTTCGTTTGGCCTAACGGAGAAGTGATGGAACACCCACAAAATATTTATTTCCAGGCAACGTCAACAGGCGATTATCGGGTTGTGGTTGCACAGCCTTATAAGCTGACCAATTCCAGATACACATTTAAGTTGACGATTGAATAAGGAATCGGGCTTAAATAACGTATAAAGTTCGTGTTCCCTAGGGATATGGTATTGCCATGCCCCTAGGGTATTTTTATAGCCGCCCAGCACAGCCACTCAGCACTCGGTCAGCAGCTAGTAGATAATAAGAAATTTCTATGGAGTTACAAATGCAAAGCTGTCCCTGTTGCTGGAATAAGCGCTTATTTGCGTGGTTGCTATCCAAAGGCAACGCTGGATATGAAAAACTGGTAAGCGATCGCAAGCGCGATCTATTTTCTGACTTGCACGGCGACGTGTTGGAAATTGGCCCCGGAACGGGTGCTAACTTCCCTTATTATCCCAAAGACATTCGCTGGATTGGCATCGAGCCGAACCCGTATATGCATCCTTATCTGCGAAAAGAAGCCGAACGAAATGGCTTAAACAATCCCGATATCCGCAGTATTAGCGCCCAACGACTGGAAGCTGAAGATAACAGTATCGATGCGGTTGTTAGTACCCTTGTCTTGTGTTCGGTGCCGGATTTAACGGCAACTTTCCATGAAATCTTGCGAGTTCTCAAACCCGGCGGACGCTTCTTGTTTATCGAACACGTCGCCGCACCCCAAGGTACTTTCTTGCGACGGTTACAGGAGGGAGTGCGTCCAGTGTGGAAATTTCTTGCCGATGGTTGCAACCCAGATCGAGAAACTTGGGTAGCATTGGAAAACGCTGGTTTTGACCGCCTCAATTACGAAAAGTTTGAGATCGATTTCCCCATTGTTAGCCCTCAAATCGCCGGTGTCGCGACCAAGTAGCAGGATTGTTTGGGAAAGTAATTGAAGTGCTTGGAGTGCGCTCTTTGTGTAGCCCCAAGTCCGCCTTAAACTCAAGTTCAAGGCTCATCGCTCAAGTCCATTGAAATAAACTAAAATTCTTAGGCAGTCTTCTCTTAGAAGACTTGATTCTGTTAGCCAGGAATTAAGCTCCGGGCGGGTAATGCGACTGGTGAAAGATGTGACAACCAACTTATCGTTAGCGTCGAGCTTAAAGTCGCCTGTAACAAGGTTGAAAGTTTATCCTAGATTGCGTCTGCATATTAGCTTTGCCGACCTTGCAGCAAGTTTTTTTTCCTTTCTTTACTTCCCAAACAGAGAGCAAATCATCCGAGACATTCAACTTGACTGGCTGGGGCGAGAACTTTTAGAAACACAATACGAGCGCGTCAAAATTCTCCCTAAGCCTGGATTTAAGCGTAGATGGGACGAGCAAATTGATGAATGTAGCAAGGTTCTAGTTACACTTTCAGTTAGAACAGCTCTCGATCTGCTGCTACAGTCATTAAACCTTCCTGCTGGGTCGGAAGTCTTGATGAGTGCTGTCAATATTCGGGATATGGTTGATGTGGTGAAACGGCATGGGTTAGTGCCGATACCCGTTGATATTTCCTT includes these proteins:
- a CDS encoding class I SAM-dependent methyltransferase; this encodes MELQMQSCPCCWNKRLFAWLLSKGNAGYEKLVSDRKRDLFSDLHGDVLEIGPGTGANFPYYPKDIRWIGIEPNPYMHPYLRKEAERNGLNNPDIRSISAQRLEAEDNSIDAVVSTLVLCSVPDLTATFHEILRVLKPGGRFLFIEHVAAPQGTFLRRLQEGVRPVWKFLADGCNPDRETWVALENAGFDRLNYEKFEIDFPIVSPQIAGVATK